A single Mesomycoplasma ovipneumoniae DNA region contains:
- the dnaX gene encoding DNA polymerase III subunit gamma/tau, with the protein MKNTNEYVAWYRKYRPTKFSDVVGQQYLVESLKNIVKSKKFFHAYLFSGPRGTGKTSLAKIFANAINCTHKEQNSIDPCQNCLKNINNSIDIVEMDAASHNGVKEIREIVENSINLPQVSPYKIYILDEVHMLSTSAFNAFLKTLEEPPSHIIFILATTEVHKIPLTILSRVQRYNFLGLNKEQILQRLSQILNYEGVEYEEEALKSVCLLSHNSLRDAISILEQAVIFGNNFLSKTSVEELFGLVSSEKLVEFINVLFLAQSQKAFDLLDKLLLQSKNFQILIESLINLVKEWIIWEKTQEEDLIEIYSISDLEKLKISHDFAFKFLDIGFSTLKDINHDKFQSLALEILVMKILAFKKENLQEKSQTVLENSQKFAEKPKEELEIDTEETEKSEENTKKEQKPPKKLEFVTIRDKNFGSNYNLNQKTNTQNLFDYDDPILEDDDGDLDLHGSDDLTFGSIFDRKIKNNLETKILKSEKSNKIGDNFKNRDNAFNPLLDPEGASYQSNFLNKTENSNFNSAENIDFSNSFLNSNDKNTDYTAKKNINSIDSGPKTNNQTSYFNKNEEKDDNFSFDRDSYVNKFLKKNLPNDYLSVDDALNLILLGKKFYDTNREIYLDLRKKWSKNLLDFQYNFEFIDTVGVLKHAEILSLGSNFVCFITKNPEYEELLIEKMQKEADRVNQLLKTVFGQDIYGLALSNNLVEETKKRANEIKARGEKFVLKPFEKPEKRTISKTDLQKLFFDE; encoded by the coding sequence ATGAAAAATACAAATGAATATGTAGCTTGATATCGAAAATATCGACCTACTAAATTTTCCGATGTTGTCGGCCAACAATATTTAGTTGAAAGTTTGAAAAACATCGTTAAATCAAAAAAGTTTTTTCACGCCTATCTTTTTTCAGGTCCAAGAGGTACTGGAAAAACTTCACTTGCAAAAATATTTGCAAATGCAATAAATTGTACTCACAAAGAGCAAAATTCTATTGACCCGTGTCAAAATTGCCTTAAAAATATAAATAATTCTATTGATATAGTCGAAATGGACGCTGCTTCACACAATGGTGTTAAAGAAATCCGTGAAATTGTTGAAAATTCTATTAATCTACCTCAGGTTAGCCCATATAAAATTTATATTTTAGATGAAGTTCATATGCTTTCAACTTCAGCTTTTAATGCATTTTTAAAAACTCTAGAAGAACCGCCAAGCCATATTATTTTCATTTTAGCAACTACCGAAGTTCATAAAATCCCTTTGACAATTCTCTCAAGAGTCCAGAGGTATAATTTTCTTGGCCTAAATAAAGAGCAAATTTTGCAACGACTTTCACAAATTTTAAACTATGAAGGCGTAGAATATGAAGAAGAAGCCCTAAAATCCGTGTGTTTATTAAGTCACAACAGTTTGCGGGATGCAATTTCAATTCTTGAGCAGGCGGTAATTTTTGGCAATAACTTTTTGAGTAAAACAAGTGTTGAAGAACTTTTTGGGCTAGTTTCAAGTGAAAAACTTGTTGAATTTATAAACGTTCTTTTTTTGGCGCAGTCCCAAAAAGCCTTTGATTTATTAGATAAACTTTTATTGCAAAGCAAAAATTTTCAAATTTTAATTGAGTCATTGATAAATTTAGTCAAAGAGTGAATTATTTGAGAAAAAACTCAAGAGGAAGACTTAATTGAAATTTATTCGATTTCTGATTTGGAAAAGTTAAAAATTAGCCACGATTTTGCTTTTAAATTTTTAGATATTGGCTTTTCAACTTTAAAAGACATTAATCATGATAAGTTTCAAAGTTTAGCGCTTGAAATTTTAGTCATGAAAATTCTTGCTTTTAAAAAGGAAAACTTGCAAGAAAAAAGCCAAACTGTTTTAGAAAATTCACAAAAATTTGCTGAAAAACCAAAAGAAGAGCTAGAAATCGACACTGAAGAAACCGAAAAAAGTGAAGAAAATACCAAAAAAGAGCAAAAACCGCCAAAAAAATTAGAGTTTGTTACTATCCGTGATAAAAATTTTGGTTCAAATTATAATTTGAACCAAAAAACAAATACACAAAATTTATTCGATTATGATGATCCAATTCTTGAAGACGATGATGGCGATTTAGATTTGCATGGTAGCGATGATTTGACTTTCGGATCAATTTTTGACCGTAAAATCAAAAATAATTTAGAGACAAAAATCTTAAAAAGTGAAAAAAGCAATAAAATAGGCGATAATTTTAAAAACAGGGACAACGCTTTTAATCCTTTGTTAGACCCCGAAGGTGCTAGTTATCAAAGTAATTTTTTAAATAAAACTGAAAATTCAAATTTTAATTCGGCTGAAAACATCGATTTTTCAAACTCATTTTTAAATTCTAATGATAAAAATACTGATTATACTGCCAAAAAAAATATTAACTCTATTGATTCAGGTCCAAAAACAAATAATCAAACATCATATTTTAATAAAAATGAAGAAAAAGACGATAATTTTTCATTTGATAGAGATTCATACGTAAATAAATTTTTAAAAAAGAATCTGCCAAATGATTATTTGTCCGTCGATGATGCTCTGAATCTTATACTTTTAGGAAAAAAATTTTATGACACAAACCGTGAAATTTATTTGGATTTACGTAAAAAATGGAGCAAAAATTTGTTAGATTTTCAGTATAATTTTGAATTCATAGATACTGTTGGAGTGTTAAAACATGCAGAAATTCTTTCATTAGGGTCTAATTTTGTATGTTTTATTACTAAAAATCCAGAATATGAAGAATTACTAATCGAGAAAATGCAAAAAGAAGCTGATAGAGTTAACCAATTATTAAAAACTGTTTTTGGCCAGGATATCTACGGCCTTGCTTTGAGTAATAATCTTGTTGAAGAAACAAAGAAAAGGGCAAATGAAATTAAAGCGCGTGGTGAAAAATTTGTGCTAAAACCTTTTGAAAAACCAGAAAAACGCACTATTTCTAAGACAGATTTACAA
- a CDS encoding lipoate--protein ligase translates to MKIYTTKKTSPFYTLVCEELILKDDQNQDDILYFYQHNNAIIIGKNQNIYEEIKLDEVEKQRIEIYRRLSGGGAVYHDLGNINFSFITKKQNHSYQKFLTPIIEFFKSFGLNAEFKGRNDLIVNGAKVSGNAQIIYKDRIVHHGTILFNANLAKLGQVLKPNRLKIESKGIKSIRQRVTNILHEIEEQMEDSEFISRLITFFENKYQTKAQDVETYFQDEMTFQKDFQEVQTLRQSREWVFGSNPYFSYENIARTSGGTLRVLANIEKNHIVKIKFEGDFLSQRSVEDIQEILENKEFTRSIIESQLLQITNLDEYFGAIPLNEILDTIFGS, encoded by the coding sequence ATGAAGATTTATACTACTAAAAAAACAAGCCCATTTTACACGTTAGTTTGTGAGGAACTAATTCTAAAAGATGACCAAAATCAGGACGATATTTTATATTTTTACCAGCATAATAATGCAATAATTATCGGTAAAAATCAAAATATTTACGAGGAAATTAAGCTTGATGAGGTTGAAAAGCAAAGAATTGAAATTTACCGTCGACTTTCTGGAGGTGGTGCTGTTTATCACGATTTAGGAAACATTAATTTTTCATTTATAACTAAAAAACAGAATCACAGTTATCAGAAATTCTTGACACCGATTATAGAATTTTTTAAATCTTTTGGTTTGAATGCTGAATTCAAAGGCAGAAATGATCTCATAGTTAATGGCGCAAAAGTTTCAGGAAATGCTCAAATAATTTACAAAGATAGAATTGTTCACCATGGAACAATTCTATTTAATGCTAATTTGGCAAAATTAGGTCAAGTTTTAAAGCCAAACCGATTAAAAATTGAGTCCAAAGGAATAAAATCAATTCGTCAGCGAGTAACAAATATTTTGCATGAAATTGAAGAACAAATGGAAGATTCTGAGTTTATTTCAAGACTAATCACATTTTTTGAAAATAAATATCAAACAAAAGCACAAGATGTTGAGACTTATTTTCAAGATGAGATGACATTTCAAAAAGATTTTCAAGAAGTTCAAACCTTAAGACAGTCTAGAGAATGAGTTTTTGGTTCAAATCCTTATTTTAGCTATGAAAATATCGCCCGAACTAGCGGCGGAACTTTAAGAGTACTTGCAAATATTGAGAAAAATCACATTGTTAAAATAAAGTTTGAAGGTGATTTTTTATCTCAAAGATCAGTTGAAGATATCCAAGAAATTTTAGAAAATAAGGAATTTACTAGATCAATTATAGAATCACAACTTCTACAAATTACAAATCTTGATGAATATTTTGGCGCAATTCCTCTTAATGAAATTTTGGATACAATTTTTGGAAGCTAA
- a CDS encoding alpha/beta fold hydrolase, giving the protein MIVHSKITVENEDIFYFLEETGKQKILFLHGFNSSHNFIFQLKNKQNRNYDIVSFDFPGCGQSTNNNEINVKNYQKVAASFIKKLNLDIQIVIGHSLGGAIALYILSENLAKKAVLVAPLNPFILEKNSQSEAEKIGNWLLPQDIESAKDSLEHLVFTDKFSYMKNLAKNAINFFENVTKKREIFKKIVFEEILNLEWLKTELLPLYQQNNNYFLIAGVEDNFVPLESLHKISENFNKKLIKFEQTGHAVFFERSNEINAQIEKILEI; this is encoded by the coding sequence ATGATAGTTCATTCTAAAATTACTGTTGAAAATGAGGATATTTTTTATTTTTTAGAAGAAACTGGAAAGCAAAAAATACTATTTTTACACGGTTTCAATTCAAGTCATAATTTCATTTTTCAACTTAAAAACAAACAAAATCGCAACTATGACATTGTTTCATTTGATTTTCCCGGTTGTGGTCAAAGCACTAATAATAATGAAATTAATGTTAAAAATTACCAAAAAGTTGCGGCTAGTTTTATTAAAAAGCTCAATTTAGATATCCAAATTGTAATCGGTCACTCACTTGGTGGAGCTATTGCTCTTTATATTTTAAGTGAAAATTTAGCAAAAAAAGCAGTTTTAGTCGCTCCACTCAATCCTTTTATTTTAGAGAAAAATTCGCAAAGCGAAGCTGAAAAAATAGGAAATTGACTCTTACCTCAAGACATTGAATCTGCAAAAGATAGTCTTGAACATTTAGTTTTTACTGATAAATTTAGTTATATGAAAAATTTAGCAAAAAATGCTATTAATTTTTTTGAAAATGTCACAAAAAAAAGAGAAATTTTTAAAAAGATTGTTTTTGAAGAAATCCTTAACTTGGAATGACTGAAAACCGAATTGTTACCGCTTTACCAACAGAATAATAATTATTTTTTAATTGCTGGTGTTGAAGATAATTTTGTGCCATTAGAAAGTCTTCACAAAATTAGTGAAAATTTTAATAAAAAACTTATAAAATTTGAACAAACTGGCCATGCAGTTTTCTTTGAAAGAAGTAACGAAATTAATGCTCAAATTGAAAAAATTCTAGAAATTTAA
- a CDS encoding IS1634 family transposase, whose protein sequence is MKKQNLFLFSVWGSSKDKPYKYVGWTQGYSKGPKRWFSLGNERNLEKINPNAVQIIKEKLKLFSNLDDKDKVKAILLDSIKNSAIIEGSVFVGGELIEKLIEKHNIFESLPKSRHKNMKEIFNYLISKRITDPGSIINAFDKKDDYSNQINASKNSFYRLLDLVFESQNQLLNSVNKMVTSELGKRDSEFYFDSSTIYFETFERNGLRIPGYSKDAKFKEDQIVIGLACDKNGIPFHIKVFKGNTGDSSTLIPFVLDVESKYNIKNMTIIADRGMSTAANIRFLESRNYNFIISYRAKVGTQKFKNYLLDPRDYVDVNADFKYKKEEFYSSYKNKRYTENIRRRIITYSTKRAIKDRKAREEQIESFIKKQNKDGFIEVNKLFGKKPKYFKEISNMKFELDQSKIDKDKQFDGYYVYETNILNLNVLDIVEKYQKQWNIEANFRSLKGLLNIRPVFLRIDEHILAHTLLCFISLVILKTIIFKINKHISDNKLFENNQLTEVGLVTMLQKLRQRVEFNTLDQQITFKNRDGVPSDPNIWNRYDFYFDILINH, encoded by the coding sequence ATGAAAAAACAAAATTTGTTTTTATTTAGTGTTTGAGGATCTTCAAAAGATAAACCATATAAATATGTTGGCTGAACACAAGGTTATTCCAAAGGTCCAAAACGTTGATTTAGTTTAGGAAATGAGCGGAATTTGGAAAAAATTAATCCAAATGCTGTTCAAATTATCAAAGAAAAATTGAAATTGTTTTCAAATTTAGATGACAAAGATAAAGTCAAGGCTATTTTACTTGATTCTATTAAAAATTCCGCAATAATCGAAGGTTCGGTTTTTGTTGGTGGGGAATTAATTGAAAAACTTATTGAAAAGCACAATATTTTTGAGTCACTTCCTAAAAGTAGACATAAAAATATGAAAGAAATTTTTAACTACTTAATTTCAAAACGGATCACTGATCCTGGCAGCATTATTAATGCTTTTGATAAAAAGGATGACTACTCAAATCAAATAAATGCTTCCAAAAATAGCTTTTATAGACTCCTAGATCTTGTCTTTGAGTCACAAAATCAACTTTTAAATAGTGTCAACAAAATGGTAACAAGCGAACTTGGAAAAAGGGACAGTGAATTTTATTTTGACTCATCAACAATCTATTTTGAGACATTTGAAAGAAATGGATTAAGAATTCCTGGCTATTCTAAAGATGCTAAATTCAAAGAAGACCAAATTGTCATTGGCTTAGCGTGTGATAAAAATGGTATTCCTTTTCATATTAAAGTTTTTAAAGGAAATACCGGCGATTCTAGTACATTAATCCCTTTTGTATTAGATGTTGAATCCAAATATAATATCAAAAATATGACAATAATCGCTGATCGCGGCATGTCAACTGCTGCAAATATTCGATTTCTTGAATCAAGAAACTATAATTTTATTATTTCATATCGTGCAAAGGTAGGGACTCAAAAATTCAAAAATTATTTACTAGATCCAAGGGATTATGTTGATGTAAATGCGGATTTTAAGTATAAAAAAGAAGAATTTTATTCATCTTATAAAAATAAAAGATACACTGAAAATATTAGAAGAAGAATTATTACTTACAGTACAAAAAGAGCGATAAAAGACAGAAAAGCTCGTGAAGAGCAAATCGAAAGTTTTATTAAAAAACAAAATAAAGACGGTTTTATTGAAGTAAACAAATTGTTTGGTAAAAAACCTAAATATTTTAAGGAAATTTCAAACATGAAATTTGAATTAGATCAAAGTAAAATTGACAAAGACAAACAATTTGATGGCTACTATGTTTATGAAACAAATATACTGAATTTAAATGTCTTAGATATAGTTGAAAAATACCAAAAACAGTGGAATATTGAAGCTAATTTTAGAAGTCTAAAAGGTTTGTTGAATATTCGGCCCGTATTTTTAAGAATTGACGAGCACATTCTAGCTCATACACTTTTGTGTTTTATCTCACTAGTTATTTTAAAAACTATAATATTTAAAATCAACAAACATATTAGTGATAACAAGTTATTTGAAAACAATCAATTAACTGAGGTTGGTTTAGTAACGATGTTGCAAAAATTAAGGCAAAGGGTTGAATTTAACACTTTAGATCAGCAAATAACATTTAAAAATCGAGATGGTGTTCCTAGTGATCCGAATATTTGAAATAGGTATGATTTTTACTTTGATATCTTAATAAATCACTAA